A single Arcobacter sp. FWKO B DNA region contains:
- the rfaE1 gene encoding D-glycero-beta-D-manno-heptose-7-phosphate kinase: MPSSVVTPKICVIGDLMIDHYLWGSCERISPEAPVQVVDVKKETAVLGGAGNVINNLKALEADVTVISAIGDDEAGDELKSMLGNLGVKLLLSVEEGRKTSKKSRIIVSNQQVVRYDKESKTDISISSQENILKNLAETIDDIDVVLLSDYGKGVLGDELTRFIINLANSKNKKVLVDPKGEDYSKYSGAYLLTPNKKEASLATKIKIDTKESLLQAIKKLKDEVNLEVSIITLSEDGIAIFDDKLTIKPTVAREVYDVTGAGDTVLSALGYMTALGYDIYKSVEFANLAAGVVVGKVGSATATLDEIEDYKSSLHKSGPEAHIKTTDEMIKILSNLKSKGKKIVFTNGCFDILHRGHVSYLDKAKSLGDVLVLGLNSDASVKRLKGDDRPINNEDDRAFVLAALEAVDFVVIFDEDTPYELISALKPNILVKGADYEGKEVVGSDLVDEVKLIEFINGKSTTKTIERIKGNLC, encoded by the coding sequence ATGCCAAGTAGTGTAGTCACTCCAAAGATATGTGTTATCGGTGATTTGATGATAGATCACTACTTATGGGGTAGTTGTGAAAGAATTTCTCCTGAAGCTCCTGTGCAAGTAGTAGATGTAAAAAAAGAAACAGCAGTTTTGGGTGGTGCTGGAAATGTAATCAACAATCTAAAAGCACTTGAAGCTGATGTAACTGTAATAAGTGCTATAGGGGATGATGAAGCAGGTGATGAGTTAAAATCTATGCTTGGAAACTTGGGTGTAAAGCTTTTATTATCAGTAGAAGAGGGACGAAAAACAAGTAAAAAAAGTAGGATTATAGTATCAAATCAACAAGTTGTAAGATATGATAAAGAATCAAAAACAGATATTAGCATCTCTTCGCAAGAAAATATATTAAAAAATTTAGCTGAGACCATAGATGATATTGATGTTGTTTTGTTATCTGATTATGGTAAGGGTGTTTTGGGTGATGAGCTAACTCGCTTTATTATAAATCTTGCAAACTCAAAAAACAAAAAAGTTTTGGTTGATCCAAAAGGTGAAGATTATAGTAAATATAGTGGTGCTTATCTTTTGACACCAAATAAAAAAGAGGCAAGTCTTGCTACAAAAATAAAAATTGATACAAAAGAGTCTTTATTGCAAGCTATTAAAAAACTAAAAGATGAAGTAAATCTTGAAGTCTCTATAATAACTTTGAGTGAAGATGGTATTGCTATTTTTGATGATAAGCTTACAATTAAACCTACCGTTGCAAGGGAAGTTTATGATGTAACAGGTGCTGGGGATACGGTTTTGTCTGCACTTGGGTATATGACGGCTCTTGGATATGATATATATAAAAGTGTAGAATTTGCAAATCTAGCTGCTGGAGTGGTAGTAGGAAAAGTTGGAAGTGCAACTGCAACACTGGATGAAATAGAAGATTATAAATCATCATTACACAAAAGTGGACCAGAGGCTCATATAAAAACTACAGATGAAATGATAAAAATATTATCAAATCTAAAAAGTAAGGGTAAAAAAATAGTTTTTACAAATGGATGTTTTGATATATTACACCGTGGACATGTGAGCTATCTTGATAAGGCTAAGTCACTTGGGGATGTTTTGGTACTTGGACTAAATTCTGATGCAAGTGTAAAAAGGCTCAAAGGTGATGATAGACCTATCAATAATGAAGATGATAGAGCTTTTGTATTAGCTGCTTTAGAAGCTGTTGATTTCGTGGTGATTTTTGATGAAGATACCCCTTATGAACTAATATCAGCTCTCAAACCAAATATTTTGGTAAAAGGTGCTGATTATGAAGGTAAAGAGGTTGTTGGAAGTGATTTAGTTGATGAAGTAAAATTAATAGAATTTATAAATGGTAAAAGTACAACAAAAACTATTGAAAGAATAAAAGGAAATTTATGTTAA